DNA from Arthrobacter sp. StoSoilB19:
CCGGTGACCACCAGAAGCGTCTGGCCGATCAGGGAGGCGACGGCGAGGCGGCGGATGCGGACGTCCACGGTGCGTGGGAGCCGCGAGGCCAGGCGGCCGGCGAGCTGGGGGAGGCGTGAAGCCGTGGACACGGTTATCTCAATTCCACTTGAACCAACGGATGGCTGCGGCGCCGGCGATGACCGTCCAGAGCAGCAGGATGAGGGCGGCGCCGCCGTTCACGGCCCCGTCCAGGAAGGCGGCCCGCATCGATTCGCCCAGGGCGCCGGAGGGCAGGAAGTGCACGACTGCCTGCGCGGCGGCAGGCAGTCGCCCCGCGGGGATGACGATGCCGCCCATGGCGCCGAGGAGGATCCACAGCAGGTTGGTGATGGCCAGCGTGGCTTCCGGCCGGACTGTCCCGGCCACCAGCAGCCCCAGCGCGGTGAAAGCCGCCGCGCCCAGCGCGAGCAGCGCCAGCCCCGGGAGCCAGCCCGCCGCCGTCGGCTGCCATCCCAGGGCCAGGGCAACCACGCCAACCACCACCACCTGGAGGCACAGAACGGCCAGGACCGACAGGACTTTGCCGGCAATCAGGCCGCCGCGGCCCAAGGGGGTGGTGGACAGGAACCGGAGTACGCCGTAGCGGCGGTCGAAGCCGGTGGCGATGCCCTGGCCGGTGAAGGCCGTGGACATCGCACACAGGGCCAGGATTCCGGGAACGGCCACGTTGATGCGGCTGGATCCCATTCCGTCCAGGAACGGGGTGACCGTCAGGCCCACAAGTGCCAGCAGCGGCAGCACCACTGCCAGGATCAGCTGCTCGCCGTTCCGCAGCATTGTCAGTGCCTCGTACTTGCCCTGCAGCAGGACCCGGCGCAGCAGGGGCGCCGGCTGCTGGGCCTCCTGCATTGCTGCGGTGCTCATCGGATGTCCTTTCCCGAGATATCCAAAAAGACGTCTTCAAGGCTACGCGCCTGAAGGCTCATTGAGGCGGGCATGATTCCCTTCGCCTCCCACCACCGGGCCAGGGCGGAGAGGTGCCGGGGCGTCAGGGCGCCGGTGATGGTGTAGCTGCCGGCACGGGGTTCGGAAACGTCCACGTCATCCGGCAAAGCGGCTGCCAGGTCCAGCCCGGGCGGGGCTTCGAACGCCAGCGTCCGGATGTGCCCGCCGTCCTGGTCCGCAACGGGGCTGCGCTGCAGCAGTTCCTGCACGGTCCCTTCGGCAACGTTGCGGCCGCCGTCGATGATGTACACGTAGTCCGCCAGGCGCTGGGCGTCGTCCATCAGGTGGGTGGTGAGGATGATCCCCATCCCACTGTCACGCAACTCGGCGATCAGGTCGAACACCAGCTGCCGGGACTGCGGGTCCAGTCCGGCGCTGGGCTCGTCCAGGAACAATACTTCGGGCCTGCCCACCAGGGCGGCGGCGAGTGCCAGGCGCTGTTTCTGGCCGCCGGACAGCCTGCGCACGCTGGTCCGGCTGAAGGAGTCGATGCCCAGCCTGCCCACCAGGTCTTCCAGCGGCCACGGGCGGGCGTACAGCCCGGCGATGTGCCGCAGCAGCGGCAGGGGCCGGGCCGACGGCGGGAGGCCGCCGTCCTGCAGCATCACGCCGACGCGGGACCGGAGGTCAGCGCCTGCCGCCGCCGGGTCCTGGCCCAGCAGCGAGATGGTGCCGCCACTGCGCTTTTGCAGGCCCTGGGCGCATTCGAGGGTGGTGGTTTTTCCGGCACCGTTGGCGCCGAGGAGGGCGGTTACCTGTCCGCGCTCGGCAACGAGTGAAACGCCGCTGACAACCCTGAGCATCTTTCCGTCCAGGCTGGAAAGGGGGCCGACGTCCTTGATGAGCCCATGGATGGACAGAACGGGGGACTGGGGGGATCGCACCACAGTATTCTACGGGATGTAGTATTTAGCACCGTCCCCCGGGCCTGTGCAGCTGCCTGGCATAGGTCAGCCTGCCCTTACTGGAGTGCGGGACTAAATTACGACATGATTGTGTTGTGTATTCCATGACCAACGCTACTGCCGTGCCTGCGCCCGGGCCTGTGGCTGATGCCGACGAGCGCACCCGGGACCGGGTCCTCGCTGCCGTCCTGGAGCACGGGCCCGTCAGCGCGGCCGAACTGGGCGACATGCTGGGATTCACCCCGGCCGCCGTCCGGCGCCACCTGGACCACCTGTCGCGTGCGGGCGTCATCGAGGTCAAGCGGGTGGCCAAGCCCGGCGCGGGTGCCGGCCGTCCGGCCCGCCGCTACGTCCTCAGTTCACAGGGCCAGTCCAGCCTGGGCAACGACTACCTGGACATCGCCGCCCTTGCGCTCCAGCAGCTGCAAAAGATGGCAGGCCCGGACGCGGTGCGCGCCTTCGCCGAGGAGCGCTTTGCGGACATGGAGCGGCGCTACGCACCCGAAATCGAGCAGGCCGGCCCGGACATCCGGGACCGCGCCACCGCACTCGCAGCGGCGCTGACCCGCGACAACTTCGTGGCCTCCGCTGCGTCCATCGAGGCAAAGGCACCGCTGCCCGCGGCGCTTTCCAGCGTGCAGCTCTGCCAGGGCCACTGCCCCATCCAGCAGCTCGCCGCCCGCTTCCCGGTGTTCTGCGACG
Protein-coding regions in this window:
- a CDS encoding ABC transporter permease gives rise to the protein MSTAAMQEAQQPAPLLRRVLLQGKYEALTMLRNGEQLILAVVLPLLALVGLTVTPFLDGMGSSRINVAVPGILALCAMSTAFTGQGIATGFDRRYGVLRFLSTTPLGRGGLIAGKVLSVLAVLCLQVVVVGVVALALGWQPTAAGWLPGLALLALGAAAFTALGLLVAGTVRPEATLAITNLLWILLGAMGGIVIPAGRLPAAAQAVVHFLPSGALGESMRAAFLDGAVNGGAALILLLWTVIAGAAAIRWFKWN
- a CDS encoding ABC transporter ATP-binding protein, which translates into the protein MRSPQSPVLSIHGLIKDVGPLSSLDGKMLRVVSGVSLVAERGQVTALLGANGAGKTTTLECAQGLQKRSGGTISLLGQDPAAAGADLRSRVGVMLQDGGLPPSARPLPLLRHIAGLYARPWPLEDLVGRLGIDSFSRTSVRRLSGGQKQRLALAAALVGRPEVLFLDEPSAGLDPQSRQLVFDLIAELRDSGMGIILTTHLMDDAQRLADYVYIIDGGRNVAEGTVQELLQRSPVADQDGGHIRTLAFEAPPGLDLAAALPDDVDVSEPRAGSYTITGALTPRHLSALARWWEAKGIMPASMSLQARSLEDVFLDISGKDIR
- a CDS encoding helix-turn-helix domain-containing protein gives rise to the protein MTNATAVPAPGPVADADERTRDRVLAAVLEHGPVSAAELGDMLGFTPAAVRRHLDHLSRAGVIEVKRVAKPGAGAGRPARRYVLSSQGQSSLGNDYLDIAALALQQLQKMAGPDAVRAFAEERFADMERRYAPEIEQAGPDIRDRATALAAALTRDNFVASAASIEAKAPLPAALSSVQLCQGHCPIQQLAARFPVFCDVETEVFSRLVGVDVRRLSTLARGGHVCTTHIPTGRLPAKPATVPAAAPASLDEVINHQQERP